In one window of Deinococcus aquiradiocola DNA:
- a CDS encoding glycoside hydrolase family 36 protein — MTEHTHISGDQHWTLPLDPASTRVLVNGFQSWSEAELHPLTATQARPTLVWMQEHGHDPAFLPGTADARPGVWRSHTLIALVRPDGSGHVGYSLDETRSYAHWEARAEAGSVTVHLHVEGPGTDIVFMDTPDVTATLETLSAELGRRMHARTPEALRVWCSWYSYYRDVTLHDMTENARLAHAQALPFDVFQLDDGFQADLGDWEIAAPDFGGHARDLPAALSGYGYRAGIWLAPFLAGPGSELFRQHPDWMLKGNDGQPLPIGNNWGGPYYGLDTTHPEVLGWLRDLARTVTGWGYTYLKLDFLFAGALPGHRHDPTRTRAEAYRMGLSALREGAGEDTFLLLCGAPLASSIGIADAMRTGPDVAPIWDDESRRVYLRDATGPAARNAVHTALSRWYQHTWYQPDPDVMIARTEQSMLTATERHTLAGMLDVIGGLRASSDPIETLNERGLALLRRSLQVSTPDRPVTLAQSLGDAVTHFTRGTFNLTNSPQDGVPAHGYREATLAPREARQ; from the coding sequence ATGACTGAACACACCCACATCAGCGGCGACCAGCACTGGACGCTCCCCCTCGACCCCGCCAGCACCCGCGTCCTCGTGAACGGCTTCCAGTCGTGGAGCGAGGCGGAACTGCACCCCCTGACCGCCACGCAGGCCCGCCCGACCCTGGTGTGGATGCAGGAGCACGGCCACGACCCGGCCTTCCTGCCCGGCACGGCCGACGCGCGCCCCGGCGTGTGGCGCAGCCACACCCTGATCGCCCTCGTCCGCCCGGACGGGAGCGGCCACGTCGGGTACAGCCTCGACGAGACGCGCAGCTACGCGCACTGGGAGGCGCGCGCCGAGGCGGGCAGCGTCACCGTGCACCTGCACGTCGAGGGGCCCGGCACCGACATCGTCTTCATGGACACGCCCGACGTGACCGCCACCCTGGAAACGCTGAGCGCCGAACTGGGCCGCCGCATGCACGCCCGCACGCCGGAGGCGCTGCGCGTGTGGTGCTCGTGGTACAGCTACTACCGTGACGTGACCCTGCACGACATGACCGAGAACGCCCGACTCGCGCACGCGCAGGCCCTGCCGTTCGACGTGTTCCAGCTGGACGACGGCTTCCAGGCGGACCTGGGCGACTGGGAGATCGCCGCGCCCGACTTCGGCGGGCACGCCCGCGACCTGCCCGCCGCCCTCAGCGGGTACGGGTACCGGGCGGGCATCTGGCTCGCGCCGTTCCTGGCCGGGCCGGGCAGCGAACTGTTCCGGCAGCACCCCGACTGGATGCTGAAAGGTAACGACGGCCAGCCGCTCCCCATCGGGAACAACTGGGGCGGCCCGTACTACGGCCTGGACACCACGCACCCCGAGGTGCTCGGCTGGCTGCGCGACCTCGCGCGCACCGTGACCGGCTGGGGGTACACGTACCTGAAGCTCGACTTCCTGTTCGCGGGCGCCCTGCCCGGCCACCGCCACGACCCCACCCGCACGCGCGCCGAAGCGTACCGCATGGGCCTCTCCGCGCTCCGCGAGGGCGCCGGGGAAGACACCTTCCTGCTGCTGTGCGGCGCGCCGCTCGCGAGCAGCATCGGCATCGCGGACGCCATGCGGACCGGCCCGGACGTGGCCCCCATCTGGGACGACGAGAGCCGCCGCGTGTACCTGCGCGACGCGACCGGCCCCGCCGCCCGCAACGCCGTGCACACCGCCCTGTCCCGCTGGTACCAGCACACGTGGTACCAGCCGGACCCGGACGTCATGATCGCCCGCACCGAACAGAGCATGCTGACCGCCACCGAACGTCACACGCTCGCCGGGATGCTCGACGTGATCGGCGGCCTGCGCGCCAGCAGCGACCCGATCGAGACGCTGAACGAACGCGGCCTCGCCCTGCTGCGCCGCAGCCTGCAGGTCAGCACGCCCGACCGGCCCGTCACGCTCGCACAGTCCCTCGGGGACGCCGTCACGCACTTCACGCGCGGCACCTTCAACCTCACGAACAGCCCGCAGGACGGCGTGCCCGCCCACGGGTACCGCGAGGCGACCCTCGCCCCCCGGGAGGCCCGCCAGTGA
- the galT gene encoding galactose-1-phosphate uridylyltransferase, with protein sequence MIKADYVKPDGRRLTLYTSGRPVRVDGPIPTPGDAVQATPQLRWHPLRGEWVMYAAHRQGRPFLPPPGYNPLAPTVDSENPTELPSGDYDMAVFQNRFPSLSLDAPTPADVQGVPVRAGVGSCEVVVFTQDPEATLAGLPTAQLRLLIDVWADRTTVLAQDDRIRSVLPFENRGVEVGVTLHHPHGQLYAYNHIPPVQEKTLANMRGYLQATGRPWLPDFVAQELQAGLRVVHDTTHALSVVPPFARYTYETWVMPKRAAAHLSDLTDAERDDFAATLHDALRRLDALFGVRMPYLMTVHQAPVDGEAYPEWPLHIELYPYLRAPGRMKYLAGTEQGAGEFANDAMPEQKAAELRALTTSGD encoded by the coding sequence GTGATCAAGGCCGACTACGTCAAACCCGACGGCCGCCGACTCACGCTGTACACCAGCGGCCGCCCCGTCCGCGTGGACGGCCCCATCCCCACGCCCGGCGACGCCGTGCAGGCCACCCCGCAGCTCCGCTGGCACCCGCTGCGCGGCGAGTGGGTCATGTACGCCGCGCACCGCCAGGGCCGCCCCTTCCTGCCGCCGCCCGGCTACAACCCGCTCGCGCCGACCGTGGACTCCGAGAACCCCACCGAACTGCCGAGCGGCGACTACGACATGGCCGTCTTCCAGAACCGCTTCCCCAGCCTGTCGCTCGACGCACCCACGCCCGCCGACGTGCAGGGCGTGCCGGTCCGCGCGGGCGTGGGCAGCTGCGAGGTGGTGGTGTTCACGCAGGACCCGGAAGCGACCCTCGCGGGCCTGCCGACCGCACAGCTGCGCCTCCTGATCGACGTGTGGGCCGACCGCACCACCGTCCTCGCGCAGGACGACCGCATCCGCTCCGTGCTGCCCTTCGAGAACAGGGGCGTGGAGGTCGGCGTGACGCTGCACCACCCGCACGGCCAGCTGTACGCCTACAACCACATCCCGCCCGTGCAGGAGAAGACGCTTGCCAACATGCGCGGCTACCTGCAGGCGACGGGCCGCCCCTGGCTGCCGGACTTCGTGGCGCAGGAACTCCAGGCGGGCCTGCGCGTCGTGCACGACACCACCCACGCGCTGAGCGTCGTGCCGCCCTTCGCGCGCTACACCTACGAGACGTGGGTGATGCCCAAACGCGCCGCCGCGCACCTCAGCGACCTGACGGACGCTGAACGCGACGACTTCGCCGCGACCCTGCACGACGCGCTCCGCCGCCTCGACGCGCTGTTCGGCGTGCGCATGCCGTACCTCATGACCGTCCACCAGGCGCCCGTGGACGGCGAAGCGTACCCCGAGTGGCCGCTGCACATCGAACTGTACCCGTACCTGCGCGCGCCCGGCCGCATGAAGTACCTCGCCGGGACCGAGCAGGGCGCCGGGGAATTCGCGAACGACGCCATGCCCGAACAGAAGGCCGCCGAACTGCGCGCCCTCACCACCTCCGGAGACTGA
- a CDS encoding beta-galactosidase has product MTAPDPTPHLQLAVCDYPEHVPQDRWSDYARQQKALGLSAVRIAEFAWALMEPEPGRYDWAWLDAAIDAIAAEGLQVVLCTPTATPPAWLIRTHPEILPVDREGRVREFGSRRQYDFASPVYREHSRRITRAMAERYGQHPAVSGWQTDNEFGCHDTARSWGGASAAAFPAWLQARHGTVDALNEAWGNVFWSMTYQSFDQILPPNLTVTELNPSHLLDFYRFASDTVRDFQAEQLAILRELSPGRFVTHNFMIFESGFDHYAVSQGLDFVSWDNYPTGMLEFFSGWGSEDLKTRYARTGHPDYVAFHHDLYRGMLQRPFWVMEQQCGQVNWAPYNPLPAAGAVGLWTAQAWAHGADTVSYFRWRAATMAQEVMHSGLLRHDETPDRGHLEVEALDLTQFPAGEVRARVAVLHDYESLWIYDQQRHAASLSYWAQTVAYYGALRSLGQDVDIVHPDHDLSGYDVIVAPALTLMTPGRAAHLQDAARHARIVFGPRTAYRTPSGRTPEDGQPGVLRDLLGVRLQNFDSLRPGLHVTVTASSEDSSGQPVAAQAHTWTESYRLAGAQATHAYADGPLAGQPAVTRHGNVTVIGAHSEALIRSVLSAELAAAGLPQQDLPEGVRVSRRSGVTLLQNWTDDTVHLAGRTLAPISFTVTHD; this is encoded by the coding sequence ATGACCGCACCCGACCCGACCCCGCACCTGCAACTCGCCGTGTGCGACTACCCCGAACACGTCCCCCAGGACCGCTGGAGCGACTACGCCCGCCAGCAGAAGGCCCTCGGCCTGAGCGCCGTCCGAATCGCGGAATTCGCGTGGGCCCTCATGGAACCCGAGCCCGGCCGCTACGACTGGGCGTGGCTCGACGCGGCCATCGACGCCATCGCCGCCGAGGGCCTGCAGGTCGTGCTGTGCACCCCCACCGCCACCCCGCCCGCCTGGCTGATCCGCACGCACCCCGAAATCCTCCCCGTCGACCGCGAGGGCCGCGTGCGCGAGTTCGGGTCGCGCCGCCAGTACGACTTCGCGTCCCCGGTGTACCGCGAGCACTCGCGCCGCATCACGCGCGCCATGGCCGAACGCTACGGCCAGCACCCCGCCGTGAGCGGCTGGCAGACCGACAACGAGTTCGGCTGCCACGACACCGCCCGCAGCTGGGGCGGCGCGAGTGCCGCCGCGTTCCCCGCGTGGCTGCAGGCCCGCCACGGCACGGTCGACGCCCTGAACGAAGCGTGGGGCAACGTCTTCTGGAGCATGACATACCAGAGCTTCGACCAGATCCTCCCGCCGAACCTGACCGTCACGGAACTCAACCCCTCGCACCTGCTGGACTTCTACCGTTTCGCGTCCGACACCGTCCGCGACTTCCAGGCCGAACAGCTCGCCATCCTGCGGGAACTGTCGCCGGGCCGCTTCGTCACGCACAACTTCATGATCTTCGAGTCGGGCTTCGACCATTACGCCGTGTCGCAGGGCCTGGACTTCGTGAGCTGGGACAACTACCCGACCGGCATGCTGGAGTTCTTCAGCGGCTGGGGCAGCGAGGACCTCAAGACCCGCTACGCCCGCACCGGCCACCCCGACTACGTGGCGTTCCACCACGACCTGTACCGCGGCATGCTGCAGCGGCCCTTCTGGGTGATGGAGCAGCAGTGCGGGCAGGTGAACTGGGCGCCGTACAACCCGCTGCCCGCCGCGGGCGCCGTGGGACTGTGGACCGCGCAGGCCTGGGCACACGGCGCGGACACCGTCAGCTACTTCCGCTGGCGGGCCGCGACCATGGCGCAGGAAGTCATGCATTCCGGCCTGCTCCGCCACGACGAGACGCCCGACCGGGGCCACCTGGAAGTGGAAGCGCTCGACCTCACGCAGTTCCCGGCCGGTGAGGTGCGCGCCCGCGTGGCCGTCCTGCACGACTACGAGAGCCTGTGGATCTACGACCAGCAGCGTCACGCGGCGAGCCTCAGCTACTGGGCGCAGACCGTCGCGTACTACGGTGCGCTGCGCTCGCTGGGGCAGGACGTGGACATCGTGCACCCCGACCACGACCTGAGCGGCTACGACGTGATCGTCGCGCCCGCCCTGACCCTCATGACGCCCGGGCGTGCCGCGCACCTGCAGGACGCCGCACGCCACGCCCGGATCGTGTTCGGGCCGCGCACCGCGTACCGCACGCCGAGCGGCCGCACGCCCGAGGACGGCCAGCCCGGCGTGCTCCGGGACCTGCTCGGCGTGCGCCTCCAGAACTTCGACAGCCTCCGCCCCGGCCTGCACGTCACCGTGACCGCCAGCAGCGAGGACAGCAGCGGGCAGCCCGTCGCGGCGCAGGCGCACACCTGGACGGAAAGTTACCGCCTGGCAGGCGCGCAGGCCACGCACGCGTACGCGGACGGCCCGCTCGCCGGTCAGCCCGCCGTCACCCGGCACGGCAACGTCACCGTGATCGGCGCGCACAGCGAAGCCCTCATCCGTTCCGTCCTGAGTGCCGAACTCGCGGCGGCCGGCCTCCCGCAGCAGGACCTGCCGGAAGGCGTGCGCGTCTCGCGCCGCTCGGGCGTCACGCTGCTGCAGAACTGGACGGACGACACCGTCCACCTCGCCGGGCGCACCCTCGCCCCCATCAGCTTCACGGTGACCCATGACTGA
- the galK gene encoding galactokinase: MKRYEDIFGVAPTVTARAPGRVNLLGEHTDYQGGFVLPAAIPQHATVSVSRGRTPAHRLHSENLDQTLTVPVGEVGAGFAPYLTGCLALTGVDGPHDLWVWSDVPSGGLSSSAALELATLRALRELHGLPLNDVDLALLGQKVEHEYVGVMCGVMDQMASSLADTTHMLFLDTRSLERRTLPMPAGTQVLVLDSGVPRRLAESGYNERRAQVEEASRLLGVTQLRDVTDPARLEGLPELLHRRARHVVTENARVLEALTADAAHFGTLMNASHASLRDDYEVSHPRVDDLVALLQAHPDVYGARMTGAGFGGAVVALTRDGQAPLVADAVLGQYGQEGRRVVP, encoded by the coding sequence ATGAAGCGTTACGAGGACATTTTCGGGGTCGCCCCGACCGTCACGGCCCGCGCGCCCGGCCGCGTCAACCTGCTCGGCGAGCACACCGACTACCAGGGCGGCTTCGTGCTGCCCGCCGCCATCCCGCAGCACGCGACCGTCAGCGTCTCCAGAGGCCGGACGCCCGCGCACCGCCTGCACTCCGAGAACCTCGACCAGACGCTCACCGTGCCGGTCGGGGAGGTCGGGGCGGGCTTCGCGCCGTACCTGACCGGCTGCCTCGCCCTGACCGGCGTGGACGGCCCGCACGACCTGTGGGTGTGGTCCGACGTGCCGAGCGGCGGCCTGTCCAGCAGCGCCGCCCTGGAACTCGCGACGCTCCGCGCCCTGCGCGAACTGCACGGCCTGCCCCTGAACGACGTGGACCTCGCCCTGCTCGGCCAGAAGGTCGAGCACGAGTACGTGGGCGTCATGTGCGGCGTCATGGACCAGATGGCGTCCAGCCTCGCCGACACCACCCACATGCTGTTCCTCGACACCCGCAGCCTGGAGCGCCGTACCCTGCCGATGCCTGCAGGCACGCAGGTCCTCGTGCTGGACAGCGGCGTGCCCCGGCGCCTCGCCGAGAGCGGCTACAACGAACGCCGCGCCCAGGTGGAGGAAGCGAGCCGCCTGCTCGGCGTGACGCAGCTGCGCGACGTGACGGACCCCGCCCGCCTGGAGGGCCTGCCGGAGCTGCTGCACCGCCGCGCGCGCCACGTCGTCACCGAGAACGCCCGCGTGCTGGAGGCGCTCACGGCGGACGCCGCGCACTTCGGGACACTCATGAACGCCTCGCACGCCAGCCTGCGCGACGACTACGAGGTGTCTCACCCGCGCGTGGACGACCTCGTGGCGCTGCTGCAGGCGCACCCGGACGTGTACGGCGCCCGCATGACGGGTGCGGGCTTCGGCGGGGCCGTCGTCGCCCTCACCCGGGACGGGCAGGCGCCGCTGGTCGCGGACGCCGTCCTCGGGCAGTACGGGCAGGAGGGCCGCCGGGTCGTTCCCTGA
- a CDS encoding carbohydrate ABC transporter permease — protein MLAFIAFFVAPVGYAVYLSLFIKKRSGFGPAKDVFGGLANYVRAFQDTDFLQSLAHILVFGVIQIPVMLIIATALALVLDAAKGSASRFFRTAFYLPYTVPSVIAGLLWGYLYSKNLSPFNQITGLKTDFLSSQVVLFSIGNIVTWTWTGYNMITLYAALQNVPTDIYEAARIDGATGGQLTRYVKLPLLRPTLILTGIFSIIGTMQIFSEPFVLRPLGYVPDNITPNTYLYLTVARDGNFGYGAALAVLLALFTLLLSGFFLRYAADGGDT, from the coding sequence TTGCTGGCCTTCATCGCCTTTTTCGTCGCGCCGGTCGGGTACGCCGTGTACCTCAGCCTGTTCATCAAGAAACGCAGCGGGTTCGGTCCGGCCAAGGACGTGTTCGGCGGCCTCGCCAACTACGTGCGCGCCTTCCAGGACACGGACTTCCTGCAGTCGCTGGCGCACATCCTGGTGTTCGGCGTGATCCAGATTCCGGTCATGCTGATCATCGCGACGGCGCTCGCACTGGTGCTGGACGCCGCCAAGGGCAGTGCCAGCCGCTTCTTCCGCACGGCCTTCTACCTGCCGTACACCGTGCCGAGCGTCATCGCGGGCCTGCTGTGGGGGTACCTGTACAGCAAGAACCTGTCGCCCTTCAACCAGATCACGGGCCTCAAGACGGACTTCCTGAGCAGTCAGGTCGTGCTGTTCTCCATCGGGAACATCGTCACGTGGACGTGGACCGGCTACAACATGATCACGCTGTACGCCGCGCTGCAGAACGTCCCGACCGACATCTACGAGGCGGCCCGCATCGACGGGGCCACGGGCGGGCAGCTCACGCGCTACGTGAAACTGCCGCTGCTGCGCCCCACCCTGATCCTGACCGGCATCTTCAGCATCATCGGGACGATGCAGATCTTCAGTGAGCCGTTCGTGCTGCGGCCCCTGGGCTACGTGCCGGACAACATCACCCCCAACACCTACCTGTACCTGACGGTGGCGCGCGACGGGAACTTCGGGTACGGCGCGGCCCTGGCCGTGCTGCTGGCCCTGTTCACGCTGCTGCTGAGCGGGTTCTTTCTGCGGTACGCCGCCGACGGAGGCGACACCTGA
- a CDS encoding carbohydrate ABC transporter permease, which produces MLRKESFTPVQWLLLAVFTVYCLLPLWWVITTMFKDNGQLFSTFGLWFSTPSHFRDNLVTLFTREDGIFTRWILNSVVYAGATALGSVLVSAMAGYAFSKFEFSGKRAIFTTILATIMVPSTALALPIFLLMQKAGLLNTYWAVILPGLVNPFGLYLMRLFWDAGFPKELMEAARIDGANEGTIFWNLGMPLVRGGLVTVGLFAFVGAWNNFFLPLVVVNRSELFPLTLGLSVWNQTSASSGREPIYTVIVLGALISVLPLLIAFLSLGRYWQGGLASGAVKG; this is translated from the coding sequence ATGCTGAGGAAAGAGAGTTTCACGCCCGTCCAGTGGCTGCTGCTGGCCGTCTTCACCGTGTACTGCCTGCTGCCGCTGTGGTGGGTGATCACGACCATGTTCAAGGACAACGGTCAGCTGTTCTCGACGTTCGGGCTGTGGTTCAGCACGCCCAGCCACTTCCGCGACAACCTCGTGACGCTGTTCACGCGTGAGGACGGCATCTTCACGCGCTGGATCCTGAACAGCGTGGTGTACGCCGGAGCGACCGCGCTCGGCAGCGTCCTCGTGAGCGCCATGGCCGGGTACGCCTTCTCGAAGTTCGAGTTCTCCGGCAAGCGCGCCATCTTCACGACGATCCTGGCGACCATCATGGTGCCCAGCACCGCGCTGGCCCTCCCGATCTTCCTGCTGATGCAGAAGGCCGGGCTGCTGAACACGTACTGGGCCGTGATCCTGCCGGGCCTCGTGAACCCCTTCGGGCTGTACCTGATGCGGCTCTTCTGGGACGCGGGCTTCCCGAAGGAGCTGATGGAGGCCGCCCGGATCGACGGGGCGAACGAGGGCACCATCTTCTGGAATCTGGGCATGCCGCTCGTGCGCGGCGGGCTGGTGACAGTGGGCCTGTTCGCGTTCGTGGGCGCCTGGAACAACTTCTTCCTGCCGCTGGTGGTGGTGAACCGCAGCGAGCTGTTCCCGCTCACACTGGGCCTGTCGGTGTGGAACCAGACGAGTGCCAGCAGTGGCCGCGAGCCGATCTATACCGTGATCGTGCTGGGCGCGCTGATCAGCGTGCTGCCGCTGCTGATCGCGTTCCTGAGCCTGGGCCGGTACTGGCAGGGCGGGCTGGCGAGCGGCGCCGTGAAGGGCTGA
- a CDS encoding extracellular solute-binding protein produces MKKAALFVTLALGLSALGSAYAADPAFPKVDAGKKVTLEVWSWVPGLDKTVAAFTKAYPNISVKVVNLGGGPNTYTKLQTALKAGSGAPDVAQIEYGFLPAFADTGGLQDLSKYGANDYKKYFVPWTWGQVSPEGSAVYAIPQDTGPFAMVYREDILKKYGVAVPKTWAQYAQAASVVNKKSAGKVKLGNFYSTFAPWFMALAWADGAQFFKRDGDGWVQTLNNPSAKKVLNYWYGMIKKGDVSTINAFSADYWNAAGAGTVASNFEAAWGPGGYAGSMKDKSAGLWRAAPLPQWTASSTIKSGNWGGSSNVVTTQSKNPKEATLFALWLNLSSSAISANWVNGGLFPASDAGLDLPVLHEKTKNPSKFFGGQDISAVYTQASKGVNVNFQWAPWFPFANDNFNKQIDLMIKGKLTPDQALDAWQAETLADAKKEGYTVR; encoded by the coding sequence ATGAAGAAAGCCGCACTGTTCGTCACCCTGGCCCTGGGCCTCTCCGCGCTCGGCTCCGCGTACGCCGCCGATCCCGCCTTCCCGAAAGTCGACGCGGGCAAGAAGGTCACCCTGGAAGTCTGGTCGTGGGTTCCTGGCCTCGACAAGACCGTCGCCGCCTTCACCAAGGCCTACCCGAACATCAGCGTGAAGGTCGTGAACCTCGGCGGCGGCCCGAACACCTACACCAAGCTCCAGACGGCCCTCAAGGCCGGCAGCGGCGCGCCCGACGTCGCGCAGATCGAGTACGGCTTCCTGCCCGCCTTCGCCGACACGGGCGGCCTGCAGGACCTCAGCAAGTACGGCGCGAACGACTACAAGAAGTACTTCGTGCCGTGGACCTGGGGCCAGGTGAGCCCCGAAGGCAGCGCCGTGTACGCCATCCCGCAGGACACCGGCCCCTTCGCGATGGTGTACCGCGAGGACATCCTCAAGAAGTACGGCGTGGCCGTCCCCAAGACCTGGGCGCAGTACGCGCAGGCGGCCAGCGTCGTCAACAAGAAGAGCGCCGGCAAGGTCAAGCTCGGCAACTTCTACAGCACCTTCGCGCCGTGGTTCATGGCGCTCGCCTGGGCGGACGGCGCGCAGTTCTTCAAGCGTGACGGCGACGGCTGGGTCCAGACCCTCAACAACCCCAGCGCCAAGAAGGTCCTGAACTACTGGTACGGCATGATCAAGAAGGGCGACGTGAGCACCATCAACGCCTTCAGCGCCGACTACTGGAACGCCGCGGGCGCCGGCACCGTCGCCAGCAACTTCGAGGCCGCCTGGGGTCCCGGCGGGTATGCGGGCAGCATGAAGGACAAGTCCGCCGGCCTGTGGCGCGCCGCGCCCCTCCCGCAGTGGACGGCCAGCAGCACCATCAAGAGCGGCAACTGGGGCGGCAGCAGCAACGTCGTCACCACGCAGTCCAAGAACCCCAAGGAAGCGACCCTGTTCGCCCTGTGGCTCAACCTCAGCAGCAGCGCCATCAGCGCCAACTGGGTCAACGGCGGCCTGTTCCCCGCCTCCGACGCGGGCCTGGACCTGCCCGTCCTGCACGAGAAGACCAAGAACCCCAGCAAGTTCTTCGGCGGTCAGGACATCAGCGCCGTGTACACGCAGGCCAGCAAGGGCGTGAACGTCAACTTCCAGTGGGCGCCCTGGTTCCCCTTCGCCAACGACAACTTCAACAAGCAGATCGACCTGATGATCAAGGGCAAACTCACGCCCGACCAGGCCCTCGACGCGTGGCAGGCCGAGACGCTCGCCGACGCCAAGAAGGAAGGCTACACCGTCCGGTGA
- a CDS encoding DeoR/GlpR family DNA-binding transcription regulator produces the protein MQKTRHSEIISVLNERDSASVSELSKLLGVSEVTVRSDLNALAQTGLVRRTRGGVARPLGMSERPLEESSKQQTAVKRRIGEVAASMVQDGQTVFLDVGSTTTEIARHLSPALRGVTVVTSGLNIALELERLPNLHIIVTGGSLRRLQHSLVSPYALELLSRIRADLLFLGCNGVHAQHGVTNANFDEAEVKTRMAEYASQVVVVADHSKLGVVSRAHLLPLSGVHTLITGRQATPEQLSPLFPDLTDIRTV, from the coding sequence GTGCAGAAGACCCGTCACAGCGAAATTATCTCTGTCCTGAACGAGCGCGACAGTGCCTCGGTCAGCGAACTTTCAAAACTTCTGGGAGTTTCGGAAGTCACGGTCCGCAGCGACCTGAACGCCCTGGCCCAGACGGGCCTCGTCCGCCGCACCCGTGGCGGCGTCGCCCGCCCGCTCGGCATGTCCGAACGGCCTCTCGAAGAGAGCAGCAAGCAGCAGACGGCCGTCAAGCGCCGCATCGGCGAGGTGGCCGCCAGCATGGTCCAGGACGGTCAGACGGTCTTCCTGGACGTGGGCAGCACCACCACCGAGATCGCCCGTCACCTCTCACCGGCCCTGCGCGGCGTCACGGTCGTCACGAGCGGCCTGAACATCGCGCTGGAACTCGAACGTCTCCCGAACCTGCACATCATCGTGACGGGCGGCAGCCTGCGCCGCCTTCAGCACAGCCTCGTGTCGCCGTACGCGCTGGAACTCCTGAGCCGCATCCGCGCGGACCTGCTGTTCCTGGGCTGCAACGGTGTGCACGCCCAGCACGGCGTCACCAACGCCAACTTCGACGAGGCGGAAGTCAAGACCCGCATGGCGGAGTACGCGTCGCAGGTGGTGGTCGTCGCCGACCACAGCAAGCTGGGCGTGGTGTCCAGAGCGCACCTGCTGCCGCTGTCGGGCGTGCACACCCTCATCACCGGGCGTCAGGCGACGCCGGAACAGCTCAGCCCGCTCTTCCCGGACCTGACCGACATCCGTACCGTCTGA